From a region of the Fimbriiglobus ruber genome:
- a CDS encoding transposase: protein MPSVRTRWTERTPAGRRPGGTAAGDFPPLQRAQIVALACLEPVAKGLHITHWTSQDLARQAVADGIVDTISPRTIRRILDEVDLQPHRTRYWRTARLDATFKERAEKVLWCYGNAGPLARRGVWTVAVDEVPNLQVLERDPIRRAIPGAIEQREFEYTRHGTVNLLLFLIVHTGRMEVAVEVKKDAAHDIRALRAFRRRHRGLHGVFLIQDGDPSHTAGDTQDYLAGCRGWWRPRLTPAHASWLNQAEMLVGAFGYHYLRRGSWDDRGAFIAHVLASGPEYNRLYAHPFEWTWTNPQMRQWFASHAH, encoded by the coding sequence TTGCCGTCGGTACGAACACGGTGGACTGAACGAACTCCTGCGGGACGACGCCCGGGTGGGACGGCCGCCGGAGATTTCCCCCCCCTCCAGCGCGCCCAGATCGTCGCGTTGGCGTGCCTGGAGCCCGTCGCCAAAGGCTTGCACATCACCCACTGGACCAGCCAGGATCTGGCACGTCAAGCGGTCGCCGATGGCATTGTGGACACCATCAGCCCACGCACCATCCGGCGGATTCTGGACGAGGTGGATCTGCAACCACACCGCACCCGATACTGGCGAACGGCCCGCCTGGACGCCACCTTCAAGGAGCGGGCCGAAAAGGTGCTCTGGTGCTACGGGAATGCCGGACCGTTGGCCCGTCGGGGTGTCTGGACGGTGGCGGTTGATGAGGTGCCCAACCTCCAGGTTCTGGAACGCGACCCGATCCGGCGGGCGATCCCCGGCGCGATCGAGCAGCGGGAGTTCGAGTACACCCGGCACGGAACGGTCAACCTGCTGCTGTTCCTCATCGTCCACACGGGCCGAATGGAGGTGGCGGTCGAGGTCAAGAAGGACGCGGCCCACGACATCCGCGCGTTGAGGGCTTTTCGTCGTCGGCACCGAGGACTCCATGGTGTCTTTCTGATCCAAGACGGTGACCCCAGCCATACCGCCGGCGACACGCAGGACTATTTGGCTGGTTGCAGGGGGTGGTGGCGACCCCGGCTGACCCCGGCTCACGCCTCGTGGTTGAATCAAGCCGAGATGCTGGTCGGAGCGTTTGGCTACCACTACCTGCGGCGAGGTTCGTGGGACGATCGGGGGGCGTTCATCGCACATGTCTTGGCCTCCGGTCCCGAGTACAACCGGCTCTACGCCCACCCGTTTGAGTGGACCTGGACCAACCCGCAGATGCGGCAGTGGTTCGCCAGCCATGCCCACTGA